The sequence below is a genomic window from Zootoca vivipara chromosome 9, rZooViv1.1, whole genome shotgun sequence.
ataaagatgttgaacaagactgggcccaagacagaaccctgtggcaccccactagtcactactctccaggatgaggaggagccattgatgagcaccctttgggttcggtcagtaagccagctacaaatccactgaatggtagcattgtctagcccacattttaccagcttctttacaagaatatcatggggcaccttgtcaaaggccttgctgaaatcaagataggctacatccacagcgttcccttcatctaccaggcttgtaattctgtcaaaaaatgagatcagattagtctgacatgacttatttttcaggaacccatgctgacttttagtgatcacagagtttctttctaggtgctcacagactgtttgcttaatgatctgctctagaatctttcctggtattgatgtcaggctgactgggcggtaattgtttgggtcctctcttttcccctttttgaaaatagggacaacatttgccctcctccagtctgctggaacttcgcctgttctccaggaattttcaaagattattgccagtggttctgaaatcacctctgccagttcttttaatactcttggatgtagttcatctggccctggagacttgaatacatctaaactagccaagtattcttgtactacctccttacttattctgggctgtgtttaccctgctgaatcatctgctccatattcttcaggtcgggcgttgttttctttcttggagaagactgaggcaaagaaggcattgaggagttctgccctttctctgtcccctgtttgcatttcaccatcttctctgaGTGACccgtttccttgtttttccttttgctacggacatacccataaaagccctttttgttgcttttaacctctctggcgagcctgagttcattctgtgctttagcttttctgactttgtctctacacgtgctggctatatgtttgaattcctctctggagatttccccccttttccattttttgtacatatcccttttaaatcttaactcagtcaaaagttctttagatagccagcctggcttctttaggcaccttccatgtttccgtctcattggtattgcctgaagttgtgcttttaatatctcccttttaacaaactcccaaccatcatgaactcccttcccttttagtattactgtccatgggatttcacccagcgtttccctaagttttctgaagtctgCTTTCTtaaaagtctagaatttggaccttagtatgcttggttgctcctttccgctggataataaactccagaagagcatggtcactcccacctaatgatcctgccacttctaccccactaaccaagtcatcactattggttaggaccagatctaaaatggctgatcctcttgttgcttctcccactttctggacaatgaactCCTCCACACGCCAgcagtgatttagtcatgctggccaatgacccaaaaagctgtctggaTAAATGCCAGCtatcagcctgaaaagcaagatgagcattgCACCCccgtcatctttgactggacttaaccgtccaggggttctttacctatACCTATAGCAGTTTTAGGAAAGTGTTGAACCTTTGAGGATTCTGCTTCCAGATTCACCTTTTCTGAAGATCAgcataaaaggaaaatatttgtTCCTAGGAGAGTTCAAGGAAGATATGCCATGCAAAGGTTGTTTTCCTCTTAAGTGTTTTTAACTGTGTATTTTTCCTAGTTTCCATACTTTGAATGTGTAAACTAGGCTAGAAGCAGAACATTTTAGGCCAACCGATGCTTTATATATTGCTGTAGCAACCAATACTTGCTCCAGTGTCATGAGGCAACTTGCCAACTTTTAGTATGTACTCTTCCTCTTCCAAAATTCAAGGTATGAATTCACACAGTAACACTGCTTGCAAGTCCAGGTCAGATCACATACCCTTGAAAAGCTACTCATGCAGTTACATGCTGTGCACAAATTTGATGCAAGTTGTAAAATCCTGCAGTAGAATTTAAATTGTAGGTGGGGATCACATTTTTGAGCGCTCTACTTAACACATCACTCTCAACAAGTAGTAGCTAGCAGAGCAGGAAGCTACAGTAGTTGGTCCACAGCCTTTGTTCCCAGTGATAAACTTGTTCTGAACTTTCAATAAAGCATTGACATATGGCACACCACCTATAATCTCAAATTCAATCTTACCACCTCATTCAGCTTTGCGCAGAGCAGATCTTATGTAAGAGTATATGCTGGAGATCACTTAAAAGCTATGGCATAGCTATTCTGAAACCATAGAACTTTTGAAGTGGAATGTAAAACAGCCATACCAGTAGCAGCACCCAAGGTCTAGGGAATGTTGCTAGCACTGTTCACTGCCAGAACCTTTAATGGATGCTTTGTAACTACTGTGTCAATTCAATAACATGAGGGTTAAAGCAGGATTTTCTGTGCCAGCCCAGGCTCTATTGAGGACCTACAGAATATAAGGGCTCCCCAGCCACAAGAGTGTCTCCAACCAAGCAAACTAAGTATTACTGCAGTTCAGTATCTCTGTTCACTGACAGATTCCAGTCATgcagaagcactcaaggagggcatggagcagATAAAGCAGCAGCATGACTTGAGAGTCTGAAGGCAATTTAAATCCCAGGCCTAAAGTTCCCCAATCCTAGTCTAGAACCTATGAAAGATTGTCTAAAAGCAAGAATGCAGCAAGGCCTCCTGTACTGCACTATATTGAGGGGTCCTCTAGGTACAATGAGCCAGTTTTAATCTCTAACATCCCCCAAAAGCCTCTcgataaaaaaaaattggaagacTAATCATCATGCAATACTGTATTCTGGACAACTTTGTCAAGAGGCCATGTATCTGATTTATAGGATTTAAGAGTATCCTGATATAACTATGGATCCAACAACACACAAGCAATATTTGTAACTTAAAATGGGAAGCCGCCAGAGAACTCAGTGCAGCATATTTCTAAGCACATTTTCAAAAAGGTGCACTTCATACTACAGCCTTAATGGGAGCTAGCCTAAAGGGAGAACCTTAGGGAGTTAAGTGGCTATTCCTTACCTTCTACATGTGCCACACTAACCTCAAAACAAGCAACATCCAAAACCAACCCATGGCTGTATCATGCCATTGTTGCACAATAAATCAACTCATCTCTAATGTGGCCAAATTTGACATTTTAATTTTCTCCTACAGACTTTTAAGGTCTGAACTTACACAAGATTTTTCATACTACAAGCCCCACTTCAGAGTACCACTTTAAGAGGCATGTGATACACAGTCCTAGTTACGCAAAGGAACATTTGCAATGCTGTACAACTGGgagtagggaacctctggccctccactTGTTCCTGAACTACCACCATCAGAATAGTCAGGGAAGGGAATTGCTgtccaacatctgaaaggccacaggttgcccacttcTGCTTTATGTGAAAATTAGGAGAAAGTTGCTTGTAATTACTCCAGTCTCAAAAGTTGCAACATGAATCAAGTCTAATATAGCTTCTCCTTTAAGTCAGCCTTCTCTAACCTCATGCCTTATAATGTTCTGCACAAATGTCATTAAATCCAGCAAGAGTAAACTGCCAAGGAAAATGAGTTGCAGCTCAAAATGTTTTGAGCATACCAATTTAGAGAAGGCTGCTTTAAGGTTACCTTACCCTTTATGAAATTACCACAGGCATATACTAGAATTTCCAGCTGTTTAAGCAAATTAACACTACAGTATAGTAACAAGAATAATGTACATCATTTTATTACAAAATTGTTAAAAAAGTAATACAATGCAATAGTATGCAAGACAAGGTTGACTACCAATTTTACTACCATTTTTTTAACTCTGCTCAAAATCAAGCTGTCACTGAATCCAAAGAACCATTAAATATGCCTGAACATTTGACAATatcagcttttaaaaatctaacAGTAGTGGCATTCAGCTACTACTTACATCAGAATACAGGTCTCCCTACAATCACATTACCTATACACAATTCTGTACAGTTTTTATACTGAAGCTAACAATGAGCTGCACTCAATTTCACATTCTTAGCAGAATCATTGACTTTTGAGCACAAAATCTTTACAGCAGCTTTATAACTTcactcttcatcttcatcttcctcctcctcctcctcgtcttcctcttcttcgtcttcttcctcatcatcatcttcttcaggTTCTACTTTCTTCTTGGAGCCTGCTGGCCTACCAGGACCTTTCTTTCCTGCATCACCCTTCCCCTTGGCACGATATGCTGCAACATCCTGCAACAGCAATGCAAAGTTTAGtttgaaaaaaacacaccttcaGAAAGATAAATTGGGATTTCTTCCCATTTGTTCTTTGGGTCGCTTCCCAACACTTTCAAAACATGCTCACAGCATCTATCCTTCTCCCCATGGCAATCATCCTTGCAACCATGCCCCATAACAACAACATATAAGGGTATGAaacttaaaaacagcagcaatgccaCTAGAAGACTTGCTTTTTACTGAAACCAATTACTTTTGCTTAGTTTTCTGCCAAGGAAGTTGTTCCTTAGGTGGTCTTCCAGTAGTGTTCTCGGGGCTGTACCATTTAGACTCACCAGTAAAAACTGTACCCCTCTAGGTCATTACTGTACCAACATTAACTATTGCCAAATAATCAACACTAATTTTCAGTTGGCAATTTAAGGTCCCAAATAGTAAAACCATAATGCACACCATTAACAGAAAATTAAAAGGAACACATTACCTTCTCATACTTCTCCTTTAGTTTTGCTGCCTTCTGCTCAAAGGGCTGCTTGTCTTTTGCTGTTTGCTCAGACCACATTTCGCCTAGTTTCTTTGCTGTATCACCAATAGACAAACCTGGGTGGTCGCTTTTTATCTTTGGGCGATGCTCAGAACAGAACAGGAAGAAAGCAGATCTAGAGGATGAACAAAGACATGTCAGACAACTTGCCGTGATTGCAGATTAAGGGGGTGATAGAAATGTTCTACTCATTTTGAAATTAACTTACATGCAGACAAAAAAATTGGTATCTTTGATAAACTTACGGTGGTCTTTTGGGGGCATTGgggtcctttttcttcttcttctcccctttaGGAGGAATATAACTTTTCATCTCCCTATCATAACGAACTTTGTCACCCtttgccatgtcttcaaacttgcctttttcttttgctgacaTTGTCTATAAGGAGGGAGAAATGGGTGTTAAAACCACATATATTTAAGGTTCTTGGGCCTTGGCAGCAACCTTTCAATAAATACTGAGAGCATCTCCATATACTATATATGTTAAGAAAAGCTGCAAAAACATACTGCAGGTCAACCATAAGGCAGGCACCATATCCAAACAAGCCAATTTGTTTTCCCCACTATGTTAATTCTCATTATTCCAAATTTGTCTTAAAGCCTTTTGTTTAGCTACAGACactagaaaggaaaaaaatgaattcctGCCAAACAATGGTTGTAAAAATGAGTTGGGACTTACTGAATTCTCATACAACCAATGAACACAGGCATTTATTACAAGtccaagaatggggaaaataatgTTTCTCCCAGACCATACATAAGACATTCCTTTTCCAATACCCCAGAAACTGCCTGgaacaaatatacacatttatgtaatatttattaatatttcttGCTGCTTTTAAGTGGGGAAGGCTGAAGTAAAACTACACTGCCAAACCTACACTTGTTATGTAAACCTCCTGATAACATATCACAGTTCCTTTTAATTGTAGTTTAATGAGAATGTGAAGGAGACACAGGCCAAGAAGGTGCAAACATTAAGACATTCCAGTAGGTGGCCATTTTCAATCTGCTGTAACTTTAGCAAATTTGCTTTTGTAAGGTATCCTGGCAGTCTGCAACTTTGTCCCGAAGAGTTGAGGAGTTCAAAGAGTATTATGGAAATACTCAGAACTTCCAATAGTTttctaaaatgaaaagcaaagtatTTTAATGTGGGGAGCAGGGGACACAATTAGGCAAGCCCGGTTTGGAAGTACCTGTAGCTTAAAATTGCACTTCGAGCACAGCAGCCTTTATTGTTGCAACATTTCAAGCATCTCGCCTTACAAATTTAAGGGCGGGgttactcttttaaaaaacatgctagCGCTTTTGCCACAGGCCTAGAAAACTTTGAACTTGCTCTATATTGCTTCCATCCCTGCTTACAAAACCCAGCCGCTCCTGCAACTTCGCACTGCCAGAAATTGCGGCCGCCGAAAGAAGCTCggcaagggggaggaggaagggaagctgTTTATCAGGCGGGCCCGCTGGCAGGCCCGACTCCAGCTCCGTTCCCGCCTTTTAAGTCCTTGGGCGGGCGCGAGCAACTGCAACGCGCGCCAACGccgctgggagggggaggggggagtgtgcTGGGAGGCGGTGCCTAGCCGAGCAACGccaggcgaggcgaggcgaggcgggCCCTGGCTGGGCCTGGCCGAGCCGCTTCTTCCTTACCCGCCATTTCTCGGAGCATTTCTTGGAGAAGTCGGAAAAGTTGACCGAAGTGTCCGGGTGCTTCTTCTTATGCTCCTCGCGGCACGTTTGCACGAAATAAGCGTACGAGGACATCTTGCCCCGGGGCTTGTTCGGGTCGCCTTTGCCCATGGCTGCGGCAACGGTCCCTGATCGGTgggggaaactggggggggggggttgaagagagaaaagggggagggaaaattaACGAGTAAGCAACGAGGAAAAGAGGCCGCTTACAATGAGGTCCGCATTCCTGGCCTTCCTCCCctcgcgccccacccccagggccTGAGGCGACACTTTCCCGCCCAAAATACTTCGCCCCCCTCCTCCGCGCCTCACCACCAACCGCTCTTTCGAGGTTTCTTCACACAGGCCTACCGATAGGCTAAAAATTCACTAGTACCCTCGTACTCTTTCCTGCCCGAAAAAAACACGACGCCTTCACCCCCTCAGCCTGCCCTACGGCTCCCAGGTCGCCCCAGCCCCAAACAGTCCAGTCACCATTTCTCAGCCGCGCCCCAGAGCTCAAGCCGCCCCAGCCCCGCTTTTCTAAGAAAAGGTGGGGGTAAAAATTACACGTTTGTGGTACTTAGCCCCTCGCCTGGTGGagctgaggaagagaagcagcGGCCGTTGGCGACGTCGAGAAGGGGGGGTCAAGTAAAGCGCACAGATCACCTTCCTTCGCCGCAGTCGAATGGGTCGTTTCCAACGCACTTGATAGCCTCTTGTTTTCCACAGCCCTACCCGCCACAGCAACTTTACCCGCAAAGCTCGCGGCGGGGCCCGCCCCTCAAGCTCTCCGGTTGGCTACCCGGCTGGTTTGAACCTCGCCCCCGCGCCTTTCGAATCAGGCGATTGGCTGAGGGCTCATGCGACGCCGCCAGCATAAGTCGTTATGTTCGGTCGAGAAAGGGGGCGGGAAGAAAagagggcggggggaggggattgCTTGCGCTTCATACCCGTTGAAACCGGTTAGGGAGTGTGGAGAGAGTGGGATTAAGAGCGCGCCTCCGATTGGAGGGCTGGTAGGGAAAATCCCGCAGAAACCACTGCCATTGGCCAAGGCATAAACCAGGAGTTGCTATTGGTCCGAGGAAGGTGAAATCGCGTGGTTTAAAAAtacaaaggaggagggggaagggaaaagaagTGAGAAAAACAAGAAGAGCTCCAGAGaaataggggggaggggggaaacatctGCGGGTGGCAACAGTTTTCCTGTGTTTGAGAGGGAAGGAAAACAGCTCGGGCGGGAGCGTATATGAGTTTGTGCTTTGCTCCTTGTTGtaaatctgttggaagctgcactaGCCTCTGGCTTTAAAGAAAGGGCTGCACAACATttgccctttaaaaagggggggaggggtcgGGGAGAGAAGTCTTGTCCTCGGTTGTCCATTCAGTCGACTTCGAGGGACATTGGACGCCCAAGTAATCGTGCCCAGGCTCGCCGGCCGCCTTTATCTAtcgcatgtttactcaaaaattACTTTTGTCTTCTGCAAACATTGTTCTGGCTGCAGTGAGGAAGCGACTGCAAATCATCCGGGTAGATGATTTGCTGCCTTTTGAGGAAGTACCTCACACCCCTCTTCGCCATTTTTGCTATAACAGATATAACACGGGTGCACGCCTTGCTTCTTTCCCGTGATTCTGCCGAGCCTTGGGTTTTTCCCCTCCTTTGCTTGCTTGAGGCAGCTTGAAAGTTTTCGCATTGCCGTCGCCACCTGTTGCTGCTTCTCTAGGCTGCTTCCACGCTGTCTGCCTCATGGTCGCTTAGCCAGCTGTCCTTTACTGTAAAAGGCTGTTGTCCCATAGTCTGGCCAGCGGT
It includes:
- the HMGB2 gene encoding high mobility group protein B2; translation: MGKGDPNKPRGKMSSYAYFVQTCREEHKKKHPDTSVNFSDFSKKCSEKWRTMSAKEKGKFEDMAKGDKVRYDREMKSYIPPKGEKKKKKDPNAPKRPPSAFFLFCSEHRPKIKSDHPGLSIGDTAKKLGEMWSEQTAKDKQPFEQKAAKLKEKYEKDVAAYRAKGKGDAGKKGPGRPAGSKKKVEPEEDDDEEEDEEEEDEEEEEEDEDEE